In the bacterium genome, one interval contains:
- a CDS encoding HEPN domain-containing protein, which translates to MNEQQRALLAKARESLDVAREIDARGSHGFAASRAYYTMFYVVEALLLSDGLEYSSHSALIAAFGERFQKPGRVPAGFHRMLLDAAECRQLGDYEVNVEVSAGLAGEQIANAQRFIDFVQNMLASSTGKPL; encoded by the coding sequence ATGAACGAACAGCAGAGGGCGCTGCTGGCGAAGGCGCGCGAAAGTCTGGACGTCGCCCGCGAGATTGATGCCCGAGGGAGCCATGGATTTGCGGCGTCACGTGCATACTACACGATGTTCTACGTCGTCGAGGCTCTACTGCTTAGCGACGGACTTGAGTACAGCAGTCACTCCGCGCTCATTGCCGCCTTTGGCGAGAGATTTCAGAAGCCCGGTCGGGTCCCTGCGGGCTTCCATCGAATGCTCCTGGATGCGGCGGAATGCCGCCAACTCGGTGACTACGAGGTCAATGTCGAGGTCAGCGCCGGCCTCGCGGGTGAGCAGATAGCGAACGCCCAGCGGTTCATAGACTTCGTCCAGAACATGCTCGCCTCGTCAACCGGGAAGCCGTTGTGA
- a CDS encoding DUF4258 domain-containing protein, whose product MKPVRFSGHARLEIVRRGIPFEVVERVLNSPEQVVPEHGDLLARQSRIELEGKQYLVRVVVAERSDATVVVTVYRTSKIGKYWRSE is encoded by the coding sequence ATGAAGCCGGTCAGGTTTTCGGGCCATGCACGCTTGGAGATTGTCCGGCGGGGCATTCCGTTTGAGGTCGTCGAGCGCGTGCTGAACAGCCCTGAGCAGGTCGTTCCCGAACACGGTGATCTGTTGGCCCGGCAGTCACGCATTGAGTTGGAGGGCAAGCAGTACCTGGTTCGCGTGGTTGTCGCCGAACGCTCGGACGCGACTGTCGTTGTGACGGTGTATCGAACCAGCAAGATTGGCAAGTACTGGAGGTCGGAGTGA
- a CDS encoding CoB--CoM heterodisulfide reductase iron-sulfur subunit A family protein, with translation MAKNAPKIGVYICHCGINIAQTVDVKAAAEYAATLPNVVVARDYMYMCSDPGQDLIKKDIKELGLTRVVVAACSPRMHEPTFRGAVFGSGMNPYLFEMCNIREQCSWVHVDRAEATEKAKDLIRSSVARASLLEPLEDRYADVTKAVMVVGAGIAGIQAALDIAEAGHKVYLLEKEASIGGHMAQLDKTFPTLDCSACILTPKMVDVSRHPNVELLTLSTLKKVSGFVGNFTVTVHQKARFVDAKQCTACGDCAKVCPQRFPDEFNLGLSTRTAIYQPFAQAVPAAFCRNDKQCLGALPLACGKCLQACEKKCIDFDQKDIERDYEVGAIVLATGMDVFDATTLAEFGYGKYPDVLTSLEFERLCSAGGPTGGHIIKISDGEEPKDVVFIHCVGSRDKAVGNEYCSRVCCMFIIKQAHLLKDKMPDANVTSYYMDIRAYGKGFEEFYDRVREEGVRFKRGKPSEIFRRKGKLVVRVDDTLAGKVIEHETDMVVLGVGLVPSEGYRELAQTLKLSLSSDRFFLEAHPKLRPVDTNLEGVYLAGCAQGPKDIPDTVAQAKGAASSAIALLNKGKVKVDPIVAEIKEEACSSCHICEALCPYQALVYDTQKHVMTVNQILCKGCGVCPSACPSAAIQLRHYTSIQIDAQLDALLSKGGDSREERAVAEKVEA, from the coding sequence ATGGCGAAGAATGCCCCGAAGATAGGCGTCTACATATGCCACTGCGGCATCAATATCGCCCAGACCGTTGACGTGAAGGCGGCGGCCGAGTACGCGGCGACCCTGCCCAATGTCGTGGTCGCCCGCGATTACATGTACATGTGCTCGGACCCGGGACAGGACCTGATAAAGAAGGACATCAAGGAACTGGGTCTGACCCGCGTGGTCGTCGCCGCCTGTTCGCCGCGAATGCACGAGCCGACGTTCCGCGGCGCGGTGTTCGGCTCCGGCATGAACCCGTACCTGTTCGAGATGTGCAATATCCGCGAGCAGTGTTCGTGGGTGCACGTCGACCGGGCCGAGGCAACCGAGAAGGCGAAGGACCTGATTCGCAGCTCGGTCGCGCGCGCGTCTTTGCTGGAACCGCTGGAGGACCGGTACGCGGACGTGACCAAGGCGGTGATGGTGGTCGGGGCCGGCATCGCCGGTATCCAGGCCGCGCTCGACATCGCCGAGGCCGGGCACAAGGTGTACCTTTTGGAGAAGGAAGCGTCGATCGGCGGTCACATGGCCCAGCTCGACAAGACGTTCCCGACCCTGGACTGTTCCGCCTGCATTCTGACCCCGAAGATGGTGGACGTTTCCCGGCATCCGAACGTGGAGCTTTTGACCCTGTCGACCTTGAAGAAGGTGTCCGGGTTTGTCGGCAACTTTACCGTGACCGTGCACCAGAAGGCGCGGTTCGTTGACGCGAAGCAGTGCACGGCCTGCGGCGACTGCGCCAAGGTCTGTCCGCAGCGATTCCCGGATGAGTTCAACCTCGGGCTTTCGACCCGCACCGCCATTTACCAGCCGTTCGCGCAGGCGGTGCCGGCCGCGTTCTGCCGGAATGACAAGCAGTGCCTGGGCGCGCTGCCGCTCGCGTGCGGGAAGTGCCTGCAGGCGTGCGAGAAGAAGTGCATCGATTTCGACCAGAAGGATATCGAGCGGGACTACGAGGTCGGAGCCATCGTGCTCGCGACCGGGATGGACGTGTTCGACGCCACGACGCTGGCCGAGTTCGGCTACGGGAAGTATCCCGACGTGCTGACGTCGCTGGAGTTCGAGCGGCTCTGCTCGGCCGGCGGGCCGACCGGCGGCCACATCATCAAGATATCCGACGGCGAGGAGCCTAAGGACGTGGTCTTCATTCACTGCGTGGGCTCGCGCGACAAGGCAGTGGGCAATGAGTATTGCTCGCGCGTCTGCTGCATGTTCATCATCAAGCAGGCCCACCTGCTGAAGGACAAGATGCCGGACGCGAACGTCACGAGCTACTACATGGACATCCGCGCCTACGGTAAGGGATTCGAGGAGTTCTACGACCGGGTGCGCGAGGAAGGCGTCCGGTTCAAGCGCGGCAAGCCATCTGAGATATTCCGGCGCAAGGGCAAGCTGGTGGTGCGCGTCGACGACACCCTGGCGGGCAAGGTCATCGAGCACGAGACCGACATGGTTGTGCTCGGGGTTGGCCTGGTGCCGAGCGAAGGCTACCGCGAGCTGGCCCAGACCCTGAAGCTCTCGCTTTCGTCCGACCGGTTCTTCCTCGAAGCCCATCCCAAGCTCAGACCGGTGGATACGAACCTCGAAGGCGTGTACCTGGCGGGCTGCGCCCAGGGGCCGAAGGACATCCCGGATACGGTGGCGCAGGCCAAGGGCGCTGCGTCGTCGGCCATCGCCCTGCTGAACAAAGGCAAGGTGAAGGTTGACCCGATTGTCGCGGAGATAAAGGAAGAGGCCTGCTCGTCCTGCCATATCTGCGAGGCGCTCTGTCCGTACCAGGCACTGGTCTATGACACGCAGAAGCACGTGATGACGGTGAACCAGATTCTGTGCAAGGGTTGCGGCGTCTGCCCGTCGGCCTGCCCGTCCGCGGCCATCCAGCTCAGGCACTACACCAGTATCCAGATTGACGCGCAGTTGGATGCGTTGCTGAGCAAGGGAGGAGATAGCAGGGAGGAGAGAGCAGTGGCGGAGAAGGTGGAGGCGTAG
- a CDS encoding electron transfer flavoprotein subunit beta/FixA family protein has translation MEIAVCLKRVPDTAEADVKVDASGKDIVRDKLAFTINEADNYALEEALLAKEKHNTNVTLVSVGAKESEEVLRMGLAKGATAAARIDSAALGETDGIGTAKVLAAWFKDKKFDLIVTGAIASDDGNSQVGPALAELLGLPHAAYVTKLDIQAGKIVVKRELEGGFLEVKELAMPAVVTIQTGGNTPRYASIMGIKRAGAKPIDQAAAAKPEARTSLIKVYVPEVVGAAQMLEGTLDEKALKMAQLLKEKGAV, from the coding sequence GTGGAGATTGCGGTTTGCCTGAAGCGGGTCCCGGACACCGCTGAGGCCGACGTGAAGGTGGACGCAAGCGGCAAGGACATCGTCCGCGACAAGCTCGCGTTCACCATCAATGAGGCGGATAATTACGCGCTCGAAGAGGCGCTGCTCGCCAAGGAGAAGCACAACACCAATGTGACGCTCGTCTCGGTCGGCGCCAAGGAGTCGGAAGAGGTGCTGCGGATGGGCCTCGCCAAGGGCGCGACCGCGGCGGCGAGAATCGACAGCGCGGCGCTCGGGGAGACGGACGGGATCGGGACGGCGAAGGTGCTGGCTGCCTGGTTCAAGGACAAGAAGTTCGACCTCATCGTCACCGGCGCCATCGCGTCGGACGACGGGAATTCGCAGGTCGGGCCGGCTTTGGCCGAACTGCTCGGCCTTCCGCACGCTGCCTACGTGACCAAGCTCGACATCCAGGCCGGGAAGATTGTGGTGAAGCGCGAGCTAGAGGGCGGGTTCCTTGAGGTGAAGGAACTGGCCATGCCCGCAGTCGTCACCATCCAGACCGGCGGGAACACCCCGCGCTACGCCTCAATCATGGGCATCAAGCGGGCCGGGGCCAAGCCGATTGACCAGGCCGCGGCAGCCAAGCCCGAGGCGAGGACATCGCTCATCAAGGTCTACGTGCCGGAGGTGGTAGGAGCGGCGCAGATGCTGGAAGGAACGCTGGACGAAAAGGCACTCAAGATGGCTCAGCTTCTGAAAGAGAAGGGAGCGGTCTGA
- a CDS encoding electron transfer flavoprotein subunit alpha/FixB family protein: protein MSSILVLVEHRQGAVRDVTFEMLTAARKMGAGSVEAVLLAENDSLAAAVAPHANKVVCVSGPAFKDFNYEPYQKALVKLVGEKKPSAVLIANSAFGTDLGPSLAVALNAGLISDAVAFTKADSGFSVSRGMYAGKIVADWAVGSEPAVIMVRQSNFKPEPASLGGTIEKWDAGDVVSGAKTKFISLEEVPTTGIDITKATVVVGIGRGIKEAKNLPLVQEFAQDIGAVLAASRPVVDAGWLPKEVQVGSSGKTIKPKLYIALGISGAFQHIAGMKGADTIIAVNKDPKAPIFSVAHYGIVDDLHKVIPALRQKVKEMKA, encoded by the coding sequence ATGAGCAGTATTCTCGTTCTGGTCGAGCATCGGCAGGGAGCGGTTCGGGATGTGACGTTCGAGATGCTGACCGCGGCCCGGAAGATGGGCGCGGGGAGCGTGGAGGCAGTGCTCCTGGCCGAGAACGATTCGCTGGCGGCGGCCGTGGCTCCGCACGCGAACAAGGTCGTCTGCGTTTCCGGCCCGGCGTTCAAGGATTTCAATTACGAGCCGTACCAGAAGGCGCTGGTGAAGCTGGTCGGCGAGAAGAAGCCGTCGGCAGTTCTGATTGCCAACTCGGCGTTCGGCACTGACCTCGGGCCGAGCCTGGCGGTTGCGTTGAACGCTGGACTCATCTCCGACGCGGTCGCGTTCACCAAGGCGGACAGTGGGTTCTCGGTTTCCCGAGGCATGTACGCGGGCAAGATTGTTGCAGACTGGGCAGTCGGTTCGGAGCCGGCAGTCATCATGGTCCGGCAATCGAACTTCAAGCCGGAGCCGGCGAGCCTCGGCGGCACCATCGAGAAGTGGGACGCAGGGGACGTTGTTTCCGGGGCCAAGACGAAGTTCATCAGCCTCGAGGAAGTGCCGACCACCGGGATCGACATTACCAAGGCGACCGTCGTCGTCGGCATCGGCCGCGGCATCAAGGAAGCGAAGAACCTGCCGCTCGTGCAGGAGTTCGCCCAGGACATCGGCGCGGTGCTGGCCGCTTCGCGGCCCGTGGTTGATGCGGGCTGGCTCCCCAAGGAAGTTCAGGTCGGGTCATCGGGCAAGACCATCAAGCCGAAGCTCTACATCGCGCTCGGCATCTCAGGCGCGTTCCAGCACATCGCCGGGATGAAGGGCGCGGATACGATTATCGCCGTGAACAAGGACCCGAAGGCGCCGATATTCTCGGTCGCCCATTACGGCATCGTGGACGACCTGCACAAGGTCATCCCCGCGCTACGGCAGAAGGTTAAGGAGATGAAGGCATGA
- a CDS encoding FlgD immunoglobulin-like domain containing protein: MMKLLLVLFPVALFAQVQVDTVIRVPHSSAQGCGLGTAAYLPELNKLYVASDTGRYYVVDCSTYQVVDSISVQTYGYVYYAWNWRRHKLYTLCRNTSDSTLVIDAAADTVIHWLHVCYDMPSHVYLSDVDQLYKAAVETLYAFDGATDTVVSRLALGGLSTNASWDSADQKLYVGQGGDKKLYVYDYVADSVLKVIDVSRVSGVQPDALLFDNTCHKAYLAPFQGEPGPSNVGIIDTERDTLVGTVPVRIWGGLYNTQVAVDERDNKIYLADRGTDWHTPDTLWVVDCATDSVLRKIEYEQQGGGAYVTCWVPWSDRLYLTLAAGDSSYIRVLDCKTDSFIGTRVLPNNWNIQDIQLDPVRRRMFVVAVDRDYVYVLHDTGYGIAEVNRAGPRPSSGWQVRTMSGWFDVRYSLASPCRVALSVYDLTGREVKRLVAEEQSAGQHSVAWNCTDGNGAAVARGVYFIRLDTQAARDVQKAVVTH; encoded by the coding sequence ATGATGAAGCTGTTGCTCGTCCTCTTTCCCGTGGCGTTGTTCGCGCAGGTACAAGTAGACACGGTCATCAGGGTTCCCCATTCTTCAGCTCAAGGCTGTGGGTTGGGGACCGCGGCCTACCTTCCGGAACTCAACAAGCTCTACGTCGCCAGCGATACCGGGCGCTACTACGTGGTTGATTGTTCGACGTATCAGGTGGTGGACTCCATTTCGGTCCAGACGTATGGCTACGTCTACTATGCCTGGAACTGGCGCAGGCATAAGCTCTACACCCTTTGTCGTAACACAAGCGACAGCACGTTGGTAATCGACGCCGCAGCCGACACGGTCATTCACTGGCTGCATGTCTGCTATGACATGCCCTCGCATGTCTATCTGAGTGACGTTGACCAACTGTACAAGGCTGCGGTAGAAACCCTCTATGCATTTGATGGCGCTACCGATACGGTCGTGAGCCGCTTGGCACTGGGAGGGCTCAGCACGAACGCGTCGTGGGATTCGGCCGACCAGAAGCTCTACGTGGGGCAGGGCGGCGACAAGAAGCTTTACGTCTACGACTACGTCGCCGACTCGGTCTTGAAGGTGATTGACGTGAGCCGAGTGAGCGGAGTACAACCCGACGCTCTCCTCTTCGACAACACCTGCCACAAGGCGTACCTCGCGCCTTTCCAGGGAGAGCCCGGACCTTCGAATGTGGGTATCATCGACACGGAACGCGACACGCTGGTCGGCACCGTGCCCGTGCGAATCTGGGGCGGGCTATACAACACTCAGGTAGCGGTCGATGAGCGGGACAACAAGATCTATCTCGCTGACCGCGGCACCGACTGGCACACGCCGGACACGCTGTGGGTGGTGGACTGCGCGACGGACTCGGTTCTAAGGAAGATCGAATACGAACAACAAGGAGGCGGTGCGTATGTCACATGCTGGGTGCCATGGAGCGACCGTCTGTATCTCACCCTCGCGGCGGGCGATTCCAGTTACATCAGAGTTCTCGACTGCAAGACCGACTCGTTCATAGGAACACGAGTGTTGCCTAACAACTGGAACATTCAGGACATTCAACTCGACCCGGTTCGACGGCGCATGTTTGTCGTTGCGGTCGACAGGGATTACGTCTACGTTCTGCACGACACCGGGTACGGCATCGCTGAAGTGAATCGCGCCGGGCCGCGACCGTCTTCGGGATGGCAGGTGCGGACGATGTCTGGCTGGTTCGACGTTCGGTATTCGCTTGCCTCGCCATGCCGAGTAGCCCTCTCCGTCTACGACCTGACCGGCCGGGAGGTCAAGCGCCTGGTCGCCGAGGAGCAATCTGCCGGCCAACACTCTGTCGCCTGGAACTGCACTGACGGCAACGGAGCCGCAGTCGCCCGCGGCGTCTACTTCATCCGTCTCGATACGCAGGCAGCCCGCGACGTACAGAAGGCCGTCGTCACGCATTAG
- a CDS encoding sigma 54-interacting transcriptional regulator: MASVSRRLAVGTKISGRFEVLEFLGGGVDSEVYRVRDAAAQMVLALKVLREGAGGEAEERLSREHHTLSRFAHPHIVGVIDFGSLDGRPYLTAEFVDGRPMNQYFAKGYTPALEDVTKQVLEALDAIHAQGLVHCDIKPTNILVSDVDGRPFAKLLDFGFTDRTALSGSMEARGTLGYAAPEVLRGMDFDARADLYSFGVVLYEILTKEGPGEARDLRDWLRAQYYSLLKLPRSLDPNIPERFERFVMSLVRFEPDRRPPSAAAAVRELSGSDPPASSAGELPNGPSEVTDRPQPRQEERREHLRVFYEVGEFIGRGLERDDFFEHILDLVIDVIRAERGLLFLVQRGKLVLAAARNVDHTTVEDATEISHSVLRKVKRQGEMVFSADAMTDPRFNSANSVMLNKIRSLLCVPLTVGDRVVGTIYIDSRVTAHLFLEEDMSLLVSVANLLAATIDKSAAFKKLQEEVYALREDMLVDAATGFLMGRSRAMKEVYRVIDRIAHSSCTVLLTGETGTGKGVLARLIHAKSERRAQGFMSINCGALPENLFESELFGHARGAFTGAVRDKEGLFEAAVGGTVFLDEVSNTTLGVQAKLLQVLDEKVTRRVGETKPRQVDVRLICATNRDIQQEVQTGRFREDLFYRINGVTINVPALRERTGDVELLATYFVKRYAGQLNKAVDGFEDAVLESFAGYAWPGNVRELQNVVERSVIMAQKNLITTDDVGTQFSEVEKRPDSGRAQRRRLGREEVVKALCETGGNVSQAANVLAIHRRQLQRLMDRYGIDQTNPEWRTAASVPAAGAADTEVAAMGSVLTREVVMRALAAADNNVSRAARMVGVPRKTFQRACMRHGIYPHPTPEILAASMEEANRIAAQRTQAKRRQLEDALAATSGNVSRAAEICGYARPYFYKLVHKHGLDVNDHRILGATKRQVSLADVTSDGHPSR; the protein is encoded by the coding sequence ATGGCTTCAGTATCACGAAGACTGGCTGTTGGTACGAAAATCTCCGGCCGCTTCGAGGTGCTGGAGTTCTTGGGCGGCGGCGTTGATTCTGAAGTCTATCGGGTCCGTGACGCCGCGGCCCAAATGGTCTTGGCGCTCAAAGTTCTTCGAGAGGGCGCCGGCGGAGAGGCGGAAGAGCGTCTTAGTCGCGAGCATCACACCTTGAGCCGATTCGCCCATCCCCACATAGTAGGGGTGATTGACTTTGGCTCGCTAGACGGACGTCCCTACTTGACGGCGGAATTCGTCGACGGTCGGCCCATGAACCAGTATTTCGCCAAGGGATACACTCCGGCCCTGGAGGACGTGACCAAGCAGGTTCTTGAGGCGCTCGACGCCATCCACGCTCAGGGGCTCGTGCACTGCGACATCAAGCCGACGAACATACTTGTAAGTGACGTCGACGGTCGGCCGTTTGCCAAGCTCCTGGATTTCGGCTTCACAGATAGAACGGCCCTGAGCGGTTCGATGGAGGCACGCGGCACTCTCGGCTATGCCGCACCCGAGGTGCTAAGGGGCATGGACTTCGACGCCCGCGCAGACCTCTATTCGTTCGGTGTTGTGCTATACGAAATCCTGACCAAAGAAGGACCTGGCGAGGCTCGCGACCTGCGCGACTGGCTGAGAGCCCAGTACTACTCACTTTTGAAGCTGCCGCGCAGTCTCGATCCGAACATACCTGAGCGGTTCGAGCGTTTCGTGATGTCGCTTGTCCGTTTTGAGCCGGACCGTCGGCCGCCGTCGGCCGCTGCTGCAGTCCGCGAGTTGTCAGGTTCCGATCCACCAGCGTCGTCTGCAGGGGAACTCCCCAACGGTCCAAGCGAAGTGACGGACAGGCCACAACCGAGGCAAGAAGAACGACGCGAGCATCTCAGGGTCTTCTACGAGGTCGGCGAGTTCATCGGCAGGGGTTTGGAGAGGGACGACTTCTTCGAACACATCCTGGATTTAGTGATTGACGTCATCCGGGCCGAACGCGGCCTCCTGTTCCTCGTGCAGAGAGGGAAACTCGTACTGGCCGCGGCGCGGAACGTCGACCACACGACCGTCGAGGACGCCACCGAGATTTCCCATTCGGTCTTGCGGAAGGTGAAACGGCAGGGCGAGATGGTCTTCAGCGCCGATGCCATGACCGACCCCCGCTTCAACAGCGCGAACAGCGTCATGCTCAACAAGATCCGCTCGCTGCTCTGCGTGCCGCTTACCGTCGGCGACCGGGTTGTCGGCACCATCTACATCGACAGCCGGGTTACCGCGCACCTCTTTCTCGAAGAGGACATGAGCCTGCTCGTGTCGGTGGCAAACCTCTTGGCCGCGACCATCGACAAGTCGGCGGCCTTCAAGAAGCTGCAGGAGGAGGTGTACGCACTGCGCGAGGACATGCTGGTGGATGCGGCCACCGGGTTCTTGATGGGCCGCTCCCGGGCGATGAAGGAAGTGTACCGGGTGATCGACCGAATCGCGCATTCAAGCTGCACCGTGCTGCTGACCGGTGAGACCGGCACAGGCAAGGGCGTGCTTGCCCGGCTGATCCACGCGAAGAGCGAGCGCCGCGCCCAGGGGTTTATGTCGATCAACTGCGGCGCGCTTCCGGAGAACCTGTTTGAGTCCGAGTTGTTCGGGCACGCCCGGGGCGCGTTCACCGGCGCGGTCAGGGACAAAGAAGGGCTGTTCGAGGCCGCGGTCGGCGGGACGGTATTCCTGGACGAAGTCAGCAACACGACCCTCGGCGTCCAGGCCAAACTGCTGCAGGTTCTCGATGAGAAAGTCACTCGCCGGGTCGGTGAGACCAAGCCGCGGCAGGTGGACGTCCGGCTCATCTGTGCGACAAACCGCGACATCCAACAAGAGGTACAGACCGGGCGGTTCCGCGAGGACCTGTTCTACCGGATCAACGGCGTTACCATCAATGTCCCGGCTCTCCGCGAGCGCACGGGCGATGTAGAATTGCTGGCCACCTATTTCGTCAAACGCTATGCCGGTCAGCTCAACAAGGCTGTGGACGGATTCGAAGACGCGGTGTTGGAATCGTTTGCCGGCTACGCATGGCCGGGCAACGTTCGCGAGCTGCAGAACGTCGTCGAGCGCTCGGTCATAATGGCACAGAAGAATCTGATTACGACCGACGACGTGGGAACTCAGTTCTCTGAAGTCGAGAAGAGGCCTGACTCCGGCCGGGCGCAGCGGCGGCGCCTTGGGCGCGAAGAAGTTGTGAAAGCGCTATGCGAGACCGGTGGAAACGTAAGCCAAGCCGCTAATGTTCTCGCCATTCATCGCCGGCAGTTGCAGCGATTGATGGACCGCTACGGGATAGACCAAACGAACCCGGAATGGAGAACTGCTGCCTCTGTTCCGGCCGCTGGTGCTGCAGACACGGAGGTCGCTGCTATGGGGTCCGTGCTCACTAGGGAGGTCGTGATGAGAGCATTGGCCGCTGCCGACAATAACGTTTCCAGAGCGGCGCGAATGGTCGGCGTCCCCCGCAAGACGTTCCAGCGAGCATGTATGCGCCACGGCATCTATCCGCACCCAACCCCGGAGATCCTTGCAGCCAGTATGGAAGAGGCCAATCGCATTGCAGCCCAGCGCACACAAGCAAAGCGCCGACAGCTAGAAGACGCTCTGGCAGCCACTAGCGGCAACGTCAGTCGCGCGGCAGAAATCTGTGGATACGCCCGGCCGTACTTCTACAAGCTAGTGCACAAGCACGGTCTAGATGTGAACGACCACCGCATTCTAGGTGCGACAAAGCGCCAAGTGTCACTAGCTGACGTAACCTCCGATGGCCACCCTAGCAGATGA
- a CDS encoding nucleotidyltransferase domain-containing protein — MSYIDCEMTSKVRQVLAELHARLGELYGERLVRLVLFGSQARGDARADSDIDVMVVLRGDVSVEEERRRVLPITSELSLEHNVVILCVYVSERRFDQEQSPLLRNARVEGVAV; from the coding sequence GTGAGTTACATTGACTGCGAGATGACGTCCAAAGTCAGGCAGGTCCTTGCCGAACTCCATGCCAGACTGGGCGAGCTGTACGGCGAACGGCTCGTCCGGCTTGTGCTGTTTGGTTCTCAGGCACGCGGTGACGCCCGAGCGGATTCGGACATAGACGTGATGGTAGTGCTCCGAGGGGACGTCAGTGTCGAAGAGGAGCGGCGTCGCGTGCTGCCAATCACCTCCGAGTTGTCGCTGGAGCACAACGTCGTGATTCTCTGCGTATACGTGTCGGAACGCCGCTTCGACCAGGAACAGAGTCCGCTGCTCCGCAACGCTCGGGTGGAGGGCGTCGCGGTATGA
- a CDS encoding BRO family protein — MSDNVMRSNGGRVSPFEQIRRVNASGAEFWSSREFAQVLGYSDYRNFEQVIQKARLACFNSGQKVEDHFVDVTELIEIGKGGQWAKSCPRICPRLRASRQSNRRNERRSGGKGSLSQDLRHFRRGMTRRSGSRRAMNDKPGTMSNGHHGIAGLVKTMMTADGLQLAACPCWT; from the coding sequence GTGAGTGACAACGTTATGAGGTCGAATGGCGGGCGCGTGTCGCCATTCGAGCAGATTCGGCGGGTCAACGCGTCCGGCGCGGAGTTCTGGTCGAGCCGCGAGTTCGCCCAGGTGCTCGGCTATTCCGACTACCGGAACTTCGAGCAGGTCATTCAGAAGGCGCGGCTGGCCTGTTTCAACAGCGGGCAGAAGGTGGAGGATCATTTCGTTGACGTCACCGAATTGATCGAGATTGGCAAGGGCGGTCAATGGGCAAAGTCATGCCCGAGAATATGCCCGCGGCTGAGAGCATCAAGGCAGTCGAATCGAAGAAACGAAAGGCGCTCAGGCGGAAAGGGTAGCTTGTCGCAGGATCTCCGCCATTTCCGCCGCGGCATGACAAGACGGTCGGGCTCGCGGAGAGCTATGAACGATAAGCCCGGAACGATGAGCAACGGGCACCACGGGATAGCAGGGCTGGTCAAGACGATGATGACAGCCGACGGCCTACAGCTTGCAGCCTGCCCGTGTTGGACATGA
- a CDS encoding hydrogenase iron-sulfur subunit, whose product MAEFNPTIIGFACNWCCYAGADLAGTSRMKYPANLRIIRVMCSGRIDPQFILRAFKEGADGIFVGGCHPGDCHYVSGNYKAEKRIDLLKGLLSGLGIEPERLELKWVSASEGQIFADAVTAFTERIRQLGPLALTEPAGAY is encoded by the coding sequence ATGGCTGAGTTCAACCCCACAATCATCGGTTTTGCCTGCAACTGGTGCTGCTACGCCGGTGCTGATTTGGCCGGGACCTCGCGTATGAAGTACCCGGCCAACCTGCGCATCATCCGCGTGATGTGCTCGGGACGGATTGACCCGCAGTTCATCTTGAGGGCGTTCAAGGAAGGCGCGGACGGCATCTTCGTCGGCGGCTGCCATCCCGGCGATTGTCACTACGTTTCCGGCAACTACAAGGCCGAGAAGCGAATCGACCTGCTGAAAGGTCTCTTGTCGGGGCTCGGTATCGAGCCGGAGCGGCTGGAGCTCAAATGGGTGTCAGCATCAGAAGGGCAGATATTCGCAGACGCGGTTACCGCCTTCACCGAGCGGATACGGCAGCTAGGGCCGCTCGCGCTGACCGAGCCGGCCGGCGCGTACTGA
- a CDS encoding DUF2283 domain-containing protein: protein MKVTYDQEVDVLRVVFSGAKIQESDEDKPGVVLDYDKDGNVVGIEILNASKRVENPRSVEYAVAG, encoded by the coding sequence GTGAAAGTCACGTATGACCAGGAAGTGGATGTTCTGAGAGTTGTATTCAGCGGAGCGAAGATACAGGAGAGCGATGAGGACAAGCCCGGTGTCGTTCTGGATTATGACAAGGACGGCAACGTCGTAGGCATTGAGATTCTGAATGCCTCGAAGCGCGTGGAGAACCCCCGCTCAGTGGAGTACGCCGTCGCAGGCTGA